The Hyphomonas sediminis genome contains the following window.
CGAAATCCTTCGCCATGATCCGCATCTGCTGATCGAAGGCTGCATGGTGGCCAGCCGCGCAATGCGCGCCCACAAGTGCTACGTCTATCTTCGCGGCGAATACATCAACGAGCGCCATGCGCTCGAAAAGGCCGTGAAGGAAGCCTACGAGGCCAAGCTCATCGGCAAGGACAATGTGAATGGGTGGGATTTCGATCTCTATGTTCACCACGGCGCCGGCGCATACATCTGCGGCGAAGAAACCGCGCTGCTCGAAAGCCTTGAGGGCAAGAAAGGGCAGCCGCGCCTGAAGCCGCCATTCCCGGCCAATGCCGGCCTCTATGGCTGCCCGACCACCGTGAACAACGTCGAGTCGATCGCCGTTGCGCCGACCATCCTGCGTCGTGGCGCCGAGTGGTTCGCTGGCTTCGGTCGTCCGAACAATTCGGGCACCAAGCTGTTCTGCGTGTCGGGTCACGTCAACAAGCCGTGCAACGTTGAAGAAGAGATGTCGATCACCTTCCGTGATCTGATCGAAACGCATTGCGGTGGCATCCGTGGCGGTTGGGATAACCTGAAAGCGGTTATCCCTGGTGGTTCGTCGGTTCCGATGGTTCCGGCCGAGCAGATCATGGACGCCTATATGGATTTCGACACGCTGCGTGATCTGAAATCCGGTCTTGGTACGGCGGCTGTGATTGTCATGGACAAGCAGACCGACCTTATTCGCGCGATTGCCCGTCTGGCTTACTTCTACAAACATGAAAGCTGCGGCCAGTGCACGCCGTGCCGCGAAGGCACCGGCTGGATGTGGCGCGTGCTGGAGCGTATGGCGCGCGGCGAAGCCGAGCATGATGAAATCGATACGCTTCTGGATGTGACGAAGCAGGTGGAAGGCCACACGATCTGCGCGCTGGGCGACGCTGCTGCCTGGCCGATTCAGGGCCTTATCCGTCACTTCCGCCATGAAATCGAAGACCGCATCACCCAGTACCGTCTGCCGCGCGCGATGGTGCAGGGCGCAGTCGTGACCGCAGCTGAGTAAGGGCAGGGAAGCTTAGTGAGCCTCACTCGTGCCATCCTGATCGTGTCGTGGTGCCTCTCGCTGGCTACCATTCACGGCGCTGTGGCGGCGGTACTCACCTATTTCCTGCCACGCAATGGTGGCGTCGAAGAAAATCAGCGCGTCTATGTGATGATCGCCGCTGGCGCATCGCTACTGACGGCGGTTCTGGCGCTGGTCGCGATTGTCTATGTCAAGGCGCTCTGGGCCATCATGG
Protein-coding sequences here:
- the nuoF gene encoding NADH-quinone oxidoreductase subunit NuoF — translated: MLQDKDRIFTNLYGLHSPGLEAAKQRGAWHLTREMLAMGPDWICDQIKASGLRGRGGAGFPTGLKWTFMPKEVRDRPHYLVVNADESEPGTCKDREILRHDPHLLIEGCMVASRAMRAHKCYVYLRGEYINERHALEKAVKEAYEAKLIGKDNVNGWDFDLYVHHGAGAYICGEETALLESLEGKKGQPRLKPPFPANAGLYGCPTTVNNVESIAVAPTILRRGAEWFAGFGRPNNSGTKLFCVSGHVNKPCNVEEEMSITFRDLIETHCGGIRGGWDNLKAVIPGGSSVPMVPAEQIMDAYMDFDTLRDLKSGLGTAAVIVMDKQTDLIRAIARLAYFYKHESCGQCTPCREGTGWMWRVLERMARGEAEHDEIDTLLDVTKQVEGHTICALGDAAAWPIQGLIRHFRHEIEDRITQYRLPRAMVQGAVVTAAE